From a region of the Athene noctua chromosome 14, bAthNoc1.hap1.1, whole genome shotgun sequence genome:
- the KNL1 gene encoding outer kinetochore KNL1 complex subunit KNL1: MDKIYADPNMENDNTEHIRGKRLSSILKAPRNPLDDLANGNELTQDLNTEKRKKNSRRVSFANTINCRVFQRDLKNNTAERENTECTADTRNDVLLNQNEEPEAVPCEITGMNTLLHAPIQALVQQTEWPDADNTIQRTNRHDTTLIFSDENEMDMTASHTAVITRNLKNNQADKTEKIDITSFLAELNSNNGKAEMSKEFHFFPDPTNHLCPSFEQKKDTMTVKKIDFNEFLMSLKSNEKALNPAEGPEKENVFFVPSQVSEDMARSSMEFVYSHEPLDTCNVTKVFRGQEDGMEMTKCQTSDVKAMFSGICEAPPEQFLHADVTEAFVDDGMDMTTSHTVKMSFPFSDVRNQSLNFRKDLPSTELDDSVVKRASNQHLIVQHDPQLCTDKKRVNVEDRQDPPVPRTVKQETRTMSAIPGSISSETVFRGDKTVVFSKCDDMEITDNYTDVIYNDSTKEMNSSCHKIFEKPVNTNSLLAENRHLTHGGRDVAKSLTASDNRAVLYKNNALELSLGSDEQMEKVIQDPGTTSVNAGFDSCTNSGAAGVPMSRLQDRPANSQLVSLPGETMVIFSGEDMNLTKTCVVRGDGKNIENESPAGVFTSAPCKPHLLDNRSTPPSWNEQAEMEITKCHAVVIDDQSDGITAEAKQMHCKIIQRKNQNKNVSEGANSLDMDKENLDVITINGNIKRNQTIEINTEDVEVRMVDKNLGKTNFQASGPSSCAKSVCSLQEQKREVPENTVTNTCAFISLQNQKVGMSQPLGKTLPDASVCCTNDKEDMFSDDENMDITKIHAAAFDVAPVNTIQEYENNHIENNTTSKQLQNQTFQFSGSSAVDMASQTAAIKCEDLNTNKQTATPLAPNSSFISSNEPTPSVMKGNEQLGTVLGRNADCQNSEKQEKTHTVKAVTKVLPTQVDSERDFSIGKTVYSEEDLKSSHSLDGLHMRGAGESLLTRTSEPPEGSSQLPLFSEKSVVFPSGENMDLTGNCVVMVPNYNISAASSERKAVPGYLVQDENKIMPLKGVMMTRNSQEQSLCRVYSLASGKKMFTTSALKCLPLADEQTTIFSEDADMDITRSHTVSADKVILQHKSSNDDTCLISGDKTCVFTYNDDMEISRLDTVVIDKCMEKAASQGMLNMAKRTERKSLKGTTGEKTVLFSLSDENNDMEITESHTAAIGHEIVSQNEDGLCSPCHPVKTVTFTSSQADVEITKSCSADKITVKIVCDDKPNLGKEAGQQVLSNSEATVFAVDDMDITRTRNGALEENPLQGGRPNRSIPLNSTIMFTSYQADMEMTGGLNPAASGSKTIIFTSAEEMEITATPTAVLSGEMNVQARESIPAISAAPADKTIVFTHNQDDMEITASHTIALNNNINGFENEELSHKRTQQPDLHSVFLSSCRDEGDSPCTKDLSGEYHTKSEDKPSLTSASSASESPIEQGAIKVPSSTTPDSVYSVSLPEETVDVQAPQDLDLPTDNSVPVNSQQDLIPPENLKSKGESFKLPSNGPMGHSEESGDLVPHVSIPIQQSDSLEGSPYACSTQRNQVLKDDSSRHEDLATDLGLAGAGLVPVSNKESKENEGLSAEGETPPKDFQINSEQIKPPLVSPRDHIGPTLAPELSGILNVCSKLKNIRRKSTVLSVSETAFSDELPKTSTQSEDSFRLGKDAVNEPNNLFYTKEQENTCLESGAAPIDVNLGMALKDKYQGINVPLGIFQPKLPNRRNPSVSSIQDISAQSSDKGEAPVPEVTVNAGETPGNNRPSRQNFSPSQFIAEEFLPVCLEEMDSNESVSSELMENACHEISKKQVSHTEKNQFEETRTCNTKRALEQDEEGLQSPKKVKRDGDLGGEASQDLQVIFGAMSQSQEVVHEGEDPPNLSAKSPECTHASTSSSLDSVKADTELTIQRSSQMESQLLTDSICEDNLREKFQNGTITVGEFFTLLQVHVPIQKPRHSHLPATCAASAPLTPEDLMYNQYVYRPKLRIYEEDCQALSQMIEELKPYANVQDQPLVNVNKSLWEVMRTCSDEELKNFGAELNKMKSYFIKESKILAHNEKAILYSKLLQSAQEQHRKLQSQMEEMDELLKEAESCLVALEADSDWEESEEDCSDEMVEGKNLEEELESLKGQEEALQRKLSDVEAQNEQMLVQMNQLKEEEKSCQEHLEKYDFTEWEITEWCEQQAVFSFLYDSIELTVVLGPPIDGDVFGKDPSRKIVSLNFESLLDEEKAPPSSCLVQRLIFQFIESQGCWQEKCPTLYYLPQVLHDISLVVRHCRILGEEIEFLERWGGKFNLLKTAISDTKVKLLFSASAVFAKFEVTLSLSANYPSASLPFTLQNQIGNIGEEEVSAVLSSVPVGYHYLRRIVSLIHQNLLQHPR; encoded by the exons ATGGACAAGATATATGCAGACCCTAACATGGAAAA tgatAATACAGAGCACATCAGAGGGAAGCGACTGTCCTCT attttaaaGGCTCCACGAAATCCTCTTGATGATCTGGCAAATGGGAATGAATTGACGCAG GATCTCAATACAGAAAAACGTAAGAAAAACTCTCGCCGTGTCAGCTTTGCGAACACCATAAA CTGCCGAGTCTTCCAGCGAGATCTTAAGAATAACACggcagaaagagaaaatacag AGTGTACAGCAGATACGAGGAATGATGTCCTGCTTAATCA AAATGAAGAACCTGAAGCTGTTCCGTGTGAGATAACTG GGATGAACACTTTGCTTCATGCCCCTATCCAGGCACTGGTGCAGCAGACCGAG TGGCCTGATGCAGACAACACCATTCAAAGAACAAATAGGCATGACACCACCCTCatcttttcagatgaaaatgaaatggaTATGACAGCTAGTCACACTGCGGTGATTACACGTAACCTGAAAAACAATCAAGCTGACAAAACTGAGAAAATAGATATCACATCGTTTCTGGCTGAGTTAAACTCTAACAATGGAAAGGCAGAAATGAgcaaagaatttcattttttccctgacCCTACAAACCATTTGTGCCCATCTTTTGAACAGAAGAAAGATACTATGACTgtaaaaaaaatagatttcaaTGAATTTTTGATGAGCCTGAAGTCAAACGAAAAGGCACTTAATCCTGCTGAGGGACCTGAAAAAGAGAATGTTTTCTTTGTCCCTTCACAAGTCTCAGAAGACATGGCACGGTCGTCGATGGAATTTGTATATTCTCATGAACCGCTGGACACCTGCAATGTAACAAAAGTCTTTAGAGGGCAAGAGGATGGGATGGAAATGACAAAATGCCAGACGTCTGATGTCAAAGCTATGTTTTCTGGTATTTGTGAAGCTCCACCAGAGCAATTCCTGCATGCAGATGTTACTGAGGCATTTGTAGATGATGGAATGGATATGACAACCAGTCACActgtaaaaatgtcttttcccttctctgatgTCAGGAATCAAAGTCTAAACTTCAGAAAGGATTTACCATCCACAGAGTTAGACGATTCTGTGGTAAAGAGAGCATCTAACCAGCACTTAATTGTTCAGCATGACCCTCAACTTTGTACAGACAAAAAGCGAGTAAATGTTGAAGACAGACAAGATCCTCCAGTGCCGCGGACTGTTAAGCAAGAGACCAGAACCATGTCTGCCATCCCAGGGTCCATTTCTTCCGAGACTGTCTTCCGAGGTGATAAAACTGTTGTTTTTTCTAAATGTGATGACATGGAAATTACTGACAATTACACAGATGTAATCTATAATGACAGTACTAAAGAAATGAACAGTTCATGTCATAAAATTTTTGAAAAGCCAGTAAATACAAACTCTTTGCTAGCAGAAAACAGACATCTGACACATGGTGGCAGGGATGTTGCAAAGAGTCTAACAGCTTCAGATAATCGAGCTGTGTTGTATAAAAATAATGCACTTGAGCTATCTTTGGGCTCAGATGAACAAATGGAAAAGGTGATCCAAGATCCTGGGACTACTTCAGTGAACGCTGGGTTTGATTCATGTACAAATTCAGGGGCTGCTGGTGTTCCCATGAGTAGACTTCAGGACAGACCAGCCAACTCTCAACTTGTTTCTCTGCCAGGTGAGACGATGGTAATATTCTCTGGAGAAGATATGAACTTGACTAAAACCTGTGTTGTCAGGGGTGATGGAAAGAACATTGAAAATGAATCTCCTGCTGGAGTGTTCACCTCTGCCCCCTGCAAACCTCACCTTCTTGATAACAGATCTACACCTCCCAGCTGGAATGAACAGGCAGAAATGGAAATAACTAAATGCCATGCTGTTGTCATTGATGATCAAAGCGATGGGATAACTGcagaagcaaaacaaatgcattgtaaaataattcagagaaaGAACCAGAACAAAAATGTCAGTGAAGGTGCAAATTCTTTAGATATGGACAAGGAAAATCTGGATGTGATCACTATCAATGGGAATATTAAAAGAAACCAGACAATAGAAATTAATACTGAAGATGTTGAAGTGAGAATGGTTGATAAGAACCTTGGAAAAACAAACTTCCAAGCAAGCGGTCCAAGTTCCTGTGCAAAGAGTGTGTGTTCACTACAGGAGCAAAAGAGAGAAGTCCCTGAAAATACTGTCACCAACACCTGTGCATTCATCTCTTTGCAAAATCAAAAAGTTGGTATGTCTCAGCCTTTGGGAAAAACGCTTCCAGATGCTTCAGTTTGCTGCACAAATGACAAAGAGGACATGTTTTCAGATGATGAAAACATGGATATAACCAAAATTCATGCTGCTGCTTTTGATGTTGCTCCTGTTAATACAATACAGGAATATGAGAATAATCATATTGAAAATAATACAACATCCAAGCAGCTGCAAAACCAGACCTTTCAGTTTTCTGGTAGTTCTGCTGTAGATATGGCAAGTCAGACTGCAGCAATAAAATGTGAGGACTTGAACACAAATAAGCAAACTGCTACACCTTTGGCTCCAAATAGTTCGTTTATTTCCAGTAATGAGCCCACTCCCTCTGTAATGAAAGGAAACGAACAACTTGGAACAGTATTAGGAAGAAATGCAGACTGCCAGAACtcagagaaacaagagaaaaccCACACTGTGAAGGCAGTAACCAAAGTATTGCCAACTCAAGTAGATTCTGAGAGAGATTTTTCAATTGGTAAAACAGTTTATTCAGAAGAAGATTTGAAAAGTTCTCACTCACTCGATGGCCTGCACATGAGGGGTGCTGGAGAGTCATTACTCACCAGGACATCTGAACCACCTGAGGGAAGTTCCCAATTGcctttgttttcagaaaagtcGGTTGTGTTTCCCTCTGGTGAGAACATGGACTTGACTGGAAACTGTGTGGTAATGGTTCCCAATTACAACATCAGTGCTGCTtcatcagaaagaaaagctgtacCTGGATACCTTgttcaagatgaaaataaaataatgcccTTAAAAGGGGTCATGATGACAAGAAATAGTCAGGAGCAGTCTCTCTGCCGTGTGTACTCCTTGGCATCTGGCAAGAAAATGTTCACCACGAGTGCTTTAAAATGTTTGCCTCTTGCAGATGAGCAAACTACCATCTTTTCAGAAGATGCTGATATGGACATCACCAGAAGTCATACAGTCTCAGCAGACAAAGTAATTTTGCAGCATAAAAGTTCAAATGATGACACATGCTTAATTTCTGGAGATAAAACTTGTGTTTTTACCTACAATGATGACATGGAAATAAGTAGACTTGATACTGTTGTAATTGATAAATGTATGGAAAAGGCTGCATCTCAGGGGATGCTTAACATGGCTAAGAGGACTGAAAGGAAAAGCTTGAAGGGAACAACAGGGGAAAAGACTGTTTTATTCTCACTGAGTGATGAGAATAATGACATGGAGATCACAGAGAGCCATACGGCTGCAATAGGCCATGAAATTGTCTCACAGAATGAGGACGGGCTTTGTTCTCCATGTCATCCTGTTAAAACTGTTACATTCACAAGTAGCCAGGCTGATGTGGAGATCACCAAGTCTTGCTCTGCTGATAAAATAACCGTCAAAATTGTGTGTGATGATAAACCAAACTTGGGTAAAGAGGCTGGACAGCAAGTGCTTTCCAATAGTGAAGCTACAGTGTTTGCTGTGGATGATATGGACATCACCAGAACCCGTAATGGAGCTTTGGAAGAAAATCCTCTGCAAGGAGGGCGACCCAATCGGTCCATTCCTTTAAATTCCACCATTATGTTTACGAGTTACCAGGCTGACATGGAAATGACTGGTGGATTAAACCCGGCTGCTTCAGGTAGCAAAACCATAATTTTTACTTCGGCTGAGGAGATGGAGATCACTGCAACTCCTACAGCTGTATTAAGTGGAGAAATGAATGTACAGGCCAGAGAGTCCATTCCAGCCatttctgcagctcctgctgaTAAAACCATTGTGTTTACGCACAACCAAGATGATATGGAAATAACTGCATCCCATACTATTGCTCTTAATAACAATATTAATGGCTTTGAGAATGAGGAACTGTCACATAAAAGGACTCAGCAACCAGACTTGCATAGTGTGTTTTTGTCCTCTTGCAGAGATGAAGGAGATTCCCCATGTACAAAAGACCTGAGTGGTGAATATCATACAAAATCTGAGGATAAGCCCAGCCTTACCTCTGCTTCATCAGCCTCAGAGTCTCCTATTGAGCAAGGAGCTATCAAAGTCCCCAGTAGCACAACACCAGATTCTGTTTATTCTGTCTCCCTTCCAGAAGAGACTGTGGATGTGCAGGCACCACAGGATCTTGACCTTCCCACGGATAATTCTGTCCCTGTAAACAGTCAGCAGGATCTCATACCTCCAGAAAACCTCAAATCAAAGGGAGAATCTTTCAAGCTTCCAAGTAATGGGCCCATGGGTCACAGTGAAGAAAGTGGTGATTTGGTACCCCATGTTTCAATTCCCATCCAGCAGTCAGATTCTTTGGAGGGTTCTCCATATGCATGTAGTACTCAGAGAAACCAAGTATTGAAGGATGATTCATCTAGACATGAAGATTTAGCTACAGATTTAGGCTTAGCTGGAGCAGGCCTTGTTCCAGTTTCTAACAAGGAATCAAAGGAGAATGAAGGGCTGTCAGCTGAAGGGGAGACACCTCCAAAAGACTTTCAAATAAACTCTGAACAAATTAAGCCACCTTTGGTCAGTCCAAGAGACCACATAGGTCCCACTCTTGCACCTGAATTATCAGGTATTTTGAATGTttgttcaaaactgaaaaatattagaagGAAATCTACAGTTCTCTCTGTttctgaaactgctttttctgaTGAGTTGCCCAAAACATCAACTCAGTCAGAGGATAGCTTCAGATTAGGAAAAGATGCTGTAAATgaaccaaataatttattttataccaAAGAGCAGGAGAACACATGTCTTGAATCTGGAGCTGCTCCCATAGATGTGAATTTAGGCATGGCACTGAAGGATAAATATCAAGGAATAAATGTCCCTCTAGGTATATTCCAGCCTAAATTACCAAACAGAAGAAATCCTTCTGTTTCTAGTATACAAGACATAAGTGCACAGTCTTCAGACAAAGGAGAAGCACCAGTTCCAGAAGTAACTGTAAACGCTGGTGAAACCCCAGGTAACAACAGGCCTAGTAGGCAGAACTTCAGCCCTTCTCAGTTTATAGCAGAAGAATTTCTTCCTGTCTGCCTAGAAGAAATGGATTCAAATGAATCTGTAAGCTCGGAACTCATGGAAAATGCTTGCCATGAGATAAGCAAAAAACAAGTCTCCCACACTGAAAAGAATCAATTCGAAGAGACAAGAACTTGCAACACAAAGAGAGCTTTGGAACAAGATGAGGAGGGTCTTCAAAGTCCGAAGAAGGTCAAGAGGGATGGAGACTTGGGCGGCGAGGCCTCTCAAGACTTGCAG GTTATTTTTGGTGCTATGTCTCAAAGCCAAGAAGTTGTTCATGAAGGTGAAGATCCTCCAAATCTGTCAGCTAAAAGCCCCGAGTGTACTCAtgccagcaccagcagctctcTGGACTCTGTTAAGGCTGACACAGAACTAACAA TTCAGCGAAGCAGTCAGATGGAATCTCAGCTTCTCACAGACAGCATTTGTGAAGATAATTTACGGGAG AAATTTCAGAATGGTACTATCACAGTTGGGGAGTTTTTTACGCTTCTTCAAGTCCATGTTCCGATTCAGAAGCCCCGCCATAGCCATCTTCCAGCCACT TGTGCAGCCAGTGCACCACTTACTCCAGAAGACCTCATGTACAACCAATATGTTTATCGTCCCAAGCTGCGTATTTATGAAGAAGACTGCCAGGCCCTTTCTCAGATGATAGAGGA GTTAAAACCTTATGCAAATGTCCAGGATCAACCCTTGGTGAATGTGAATAAGAGTTTGTGGGAAGTAATGAGAACCTGCTCTGATGAAGAG CTGAAGAACTTTGGAGCAGAGTTGAACAAAATGAAATCCTATTTCATCAAGGAGAGTAAAATCTTGGCTCACAATGAGAAAGCAATACTGTACAGCAAATTGCTGCAAAGCGCACAG GAGCAACATAGAAAGCTACAGTCCCAAATGGAAGAGATGGATGAATTGCTGAAGGAGGCAGAGAGCTGTCTTGTTGCTCTGGAAGCAG ATTCTGACTGGGAAGAATCAGAAGAAGACTGCAGTGATGAAATGGTAGAAGGGAAGAACCTAGAAGAAG AATTGGAAAGCCTCAAAGGCCAAGAAGAGGCACTTCAAAG AAAACTGTCAGATGTGGAGGCTCAGAATGAGCAAATGCTTGTCCAGATGAACCAgctaaaggaagaagaaaaaagctgccAGGAACACTTGGAGAAATATGA CTTCACTGAGTGGGAGATTACTGAATGGTGTGAACAGCAGGCAGTCTTTAGTTTTCTTTATGATTCTATTGAACTCACAGTTGTGTTGGGACCCCCAATAG atGGTGATGTTTTTGGTAAAGATCCTTCCAGAAAGATAGTTAGCCTGAACTTTGAATCTCTCTTGGATG AGGAAAAAGCTCCACCCTCCTCATGTTTAGTCCAAAGGCTCATCTTCCAGTTTATTGAAAGTCAGGGATGCTGGCAGGAAAAGTGTCCCACACTGTACTACTTGCCGCAG GTTCTTCATGACATCTCTTTGGTGGTGCGTCACTGCAGGATCTTAGGAGAGGAGATTGAATTTCTGGAGAGATGGGGTGGAAAATTTAATCTTCTGAAGACAGCTATTAGTGACACAAA AGTGAAGCTTTTGTTCTCCGCTTCCGCAGTTTTTGCAAAGTTTGAGGTGACCCTGTCACTATCAGCCAACTACCCATCTGCTTCACTGCCTTTTACTCTCCAAAACCAAATTGGGAATATTGG GGAGGAGGAAGTTTCTGCTGTTCTCTCCAGTGTACCAGTTGGTTACCACTATCTGCGAAGAATAGTCAGCTTGATTCATCAAAATTTGCTCCAACATCCCAGATGA